One segment of Primulina tabacum isolate GXHZ01 chromosome 14, ASM2559414v2, whole genome shotgun sequence DNA contains the following:
- the LOC142524354 gene encoding uncharacterized protein LOC142524354 isoform X3 — translation MESKHMLMSALGVGIGVGLGLGLASGSQNVSRLRRGDTGITPLMMEQEILGVIVNGRDSSVTFDQFPYYLSEQTRVLLSSAAYVHLKKGDLTKHTRNLSPASRTILLSGPAETYQQMLAKALAHYFEAKLLLLDVTDFSLKIQSKYGAPNKSFKRSISETRLGRMSEFLGPFSFLRSTAENKGTIRRQSSGIDLQTYGLEGSNSSPLRRNSSASASMNRLASTGATATPAPLRRTSSWCFDEKLFIQTLYKVLVNVSKISPIVLYLRDIEKLLYKSQRVYNLFQKMLTKLSGSILILGSRIIDPENECGSLDEKVSSLFPYNIEIRPPEDENNHVSWKSQLEEDMRMIQYQDNRNHIVKVLAANDIECDDLSSICVADTKVLSKYIEEIVVSAISYHLMNTKQHEYRGGKLIISATSLSRGLSIFQEGKNCGKDSVKLEAQTEKAKDGEALRSSAETKDETCKPESKGDDLVSKTLESPPDNEFEKRIRQEVIPSSEIGVTFADIGALDEIKESLQELVMLPLRRPDLFEGGLLKPCRGILLFGPPGTGKTMLAKAIANEAGASFINASMSTIASKWFGEDEKNVRALFTLAAKVSPTIIFVDEVDSMLGQRSKGGEHEAMRKIKNEFMTQWDGLLTKPGERILVLAATNRPFDLDEAIIRRFERRIMVGLPSVENREKILRTLVAKEKVDEGLDFAELAKMAEGYCGSDLKNLCVTAAYRPVREFIQQDRLKDQQDKKLRTEEGQDCRENSAKEHDMERKFIIRPLNMEDFKEAKKQIAASFSAEGSGMAELKQWNQLFGEGGSRKKDQLSYFL, via the exons ATGGAATCGAAGCATATGTTGATGTCGGCTTTGGGAGTCGGGATAGGAGTTGGGTTGGGGCTTGGATTAGCGTCGGGATCGCAGAATGTCAGCAGATTGAGACGTGGTGATACCGGTATCACTCCACTAATGATGGAACAGGAAATTCTGGGTGTAATCGTTAACGGAAGGGATAGCAGCGTCACTTTTGATCAATTTCCCTACTATCTTAG TGAGCAGACAAGGGTCTTGTTATCCAGTGCCGCTTATGTTCATTTAAAGAAAGGTGATTTGACTAAGCACACACGGAATCTTTCTCCGGCAAGCAGAACAATTTTGCTTTCTGGTCCCGCTG AGACATACCAGCAAATGCTTGCCAAGGCCTTAGCTCATTATTTTGAAGCCAAACTACTGTTACTAGATGTAACAGATTTTTCTCTTAAG ATTCAAAGCAAATATGGGGCTCCTAATAAA TCTTTCAAGAGGTCCATATCTGAAACAAGGCTGGGTCGAATGTCGGAGTTTCTCGGACCTTTTTCATTCCTTCGATCAACTGCTGAAAATAAAG GCACAATACGCAGACAAAGCAGTGGAATCGATCTTCAAACATA TGGACTGGAAGGCTCTAATTCTTCACCGCTGCGGAGAAATTCATCTGCCTCTGCAAGCATGAACAGACTTGCTTCAACCGGTGCAACTGCAACTCCAG CTCCTCTTAGGCGCACAAGCAGCTGGTGCTTTGATGAGAAGCTTTTTATACAGACACTTTACAAG GTTCTAGTCAATGTATCAAAGATCAGTCCCATTGTCCTTTATCTGAGGGACATTGAGAAACTCCTCTACAAATCGCAGAGAGTATATAACTTGTTCCAGAAAATGCTGACGAAACTGTCTGGATCTATCCTGATCCTTGGCTCAAGAATCATTGACCCCGAAAATGAATGTGGATCATTAGATGAGAAAGTTTCTTCTTTATTCCCCTACAATATTGAAATAAGACCTCCAGAAGATGAAAATAATCATGTCAGCTGGAAGTCTCAGCTGGAGGAGGATATGAGGATGATTCAGTATCAAGATAACAGAAATCACATAGTCAAAGTGCTTGCCGCAAATGACATTGAGTGTGATGACCTGAGTTCAATCTGTGTGGCGGACACAAAAGTTCTAAGCAaatatatagaagaaattgTAGTATCAGCTATCTCATACCATCTGATGAATACAAAGCAACATGAGTACAGAGGTGGCAAACTCATCATATCAGCTACCAG TTTGTCGCGTGGATTAAGCATTTTCCAGGAAGGTAAAAATTGTGGAAAGGACTCAGTGAAGCTTGAAGCCCAAACAGAAAAGGCTAAG GATGGAGAAGCTCTGAGATCAAGCGCTGAAACAAAAGATGAAACCTGCAAACCTGAAAGCAAGGGTGATGATTTAGTTTCAAAAACTCTA GAAAGCCCTCCAGATAATGAATTTGAAAAGCGCATTCGGCAAGAAGTCATACCATCAAGTGAAATTGGAGTGACATTTGCAGACATAGGTGCCTTAGATGAGATTAAGGAATCTCTTCAGGAACTAGTAATGCTGCCTCTTCGTAGACCAGATCTTTTTGAGGGCGGCCTTTTGAAGCCTTGCCGAGGCATATTGCTTTTTGGACCTCCTGGTACTGGGAAGACGATGCTGGCCAAAGCTATCGCTAATGAAGCTGGAGCGAGTTTCATTAATGCTTCAATGTCTACTATTGCTTCTAAATGGTTCGGTGAAGATGAAAAGAACGTTAGAGCACTTTTCACTCTTGCAGCCAAGGTCTCTCCAACCATCATATTTGTAGATGAAGTAGACAGCATGCTTGGGCAGCGAAGCAAAGGCGGGGAGCATGAGGCCATGCGGAAAATAAAGAATGAGTTCATGACTCAGTGGGATGGATTACTGACAAAACCTGGAGAAAGAATTTTAGTGCTAGCAGCAACCAATAGACCTTTTGACCTTGATGAAGCAATCATTAGACGCTTTGAGAGAAG AATTATGGTTGGTTTACCATCTGTCGAGAACAGAGAGAAGATTTTAAGGACTCTAGTTGCCAAAGAGAAAGTTGATGAAGGATTAGACTTTGCAGAGCTCGCAAAAATGGCAGAGGGATATTGTGGAAGTGATTTAAAG AACCTTTGTGTTACTGCTGCTTATCGACCAGTTCGAGAATTTATACAGCAAGATAGGCTAAAAGATCAG CAGGATAAGAAGCTTAGAACTGAGGAAGGGCAAGATTGTAGGGAAAATTCAGCCAAAGAACATGATATGGAAAGGAAATTTATTATCAGGCCATTGAACATGGAAGATTTTAAGGAGGCAAAAAAACAA ATTGCAGCTAGCTTTTCAGCTGAAGGGTCAGGCATGGCTGAATTGAAGCAATGGAACCAATTATTTGGGGAAGGTGGTTCGAGGAAGAAGGATCAATTATCTTACTTCTTGTAA
- the LOC142524354 gene encoding uncharacterized protein LOC142524354 isoform X2 encodes MESKHMLMSALGVGIGVGLGLGLASGSQNVSRLRRGDTGITPLMMEQEILGVIVNGRDSSVTFDQFPYYLSEQTRVLLSSAAYVHLKKGDLTKHTRNLSPASRTILLSGPAETYQQMLAKALAHYFEAKLLLLDVTDFSLKIQSKYGAPNKVTSFKRSISETRLGRMSEFLGPFSFLRSTAENKGTIRRQSSGIDLQTYGLEGSNSSPLRRNSSASASMNRLASTGATATPAPLRRTSSWCFDEKLFIQTLYKVLVNVSKISPIVLYLRDIEKLLYKSQRVYNLFQKMLTKLSGSILILGSRIIDPENECGSLDEKVSSLFPYNIEIRPPEDENNHVSWKSQLEEDMRMIQYQDNRNHIVKVLAANDIECDDLSSICVADTKVLSKYIEEIVVSAISYHLMNTKQHEYRGGKLIISATSLSRGLSIFQEGKNCGKDSVKLEAQTEKAKDGEALRSSAETKDETCKPESKGDDLVSKTLESPPDNEFEKRIRQEVIPSSEIGVTFADIGALDEIKESLQELVMLPLRRPDLFEGGLLKPCRGILLFGPPGTGKTMLAKAIANEAGASFINASMSTIASKWFGEDEKNVRALFTLAAKVSPTIIFVDEVDSMLGQRSKGGEHEAMRKIKNEFMTQWDGLLTKPGERILVLAATNRPFDLDEAIIRRFERRIMVGLPSVENREKILRTLVAKEKVDEGLDFAELAKMAEGYCGSDLKNLCVTAAYRPVREFIQQDRLKDQDKKLRTEEGQDCRENSAKEHDMERKFIIRPLNMEDFKEAKKQIAASFSAEGSGMAELKQWNQLFGEGGSRKKDQLSYFL; translated from the exons ATGGAATCGAAGCATATGTTGATGTCGGCTTTGGGAGTCGGGATAGGAGTTGGGTTGGGGCTTGGATTAGCGTCGGGATCGCAGAATGTCAGCAGATTGAGACGTGGTGATACCGGTATCACTCCACTAATGATGGAACAGGAAATTCTGGGTGTAATCGTTAACGGAAGGGATAGCAGCGTCACTTTTGATCAATTTCCCTACTATCTTAG TGAGCAGACAAGGGTCTTGTTATCCAGTGCCGCTTATGTTCATTTAAAGAAAGGTGATTTGACTAAGCACACACGGAATCTTTCTCCGGCAAGCAGAACAATTTTGCTTTCTGGTCCCGCTG AGACATACCAGCAAATGCTTGCCAAGGCCTTAGCTCATTATTTTGAAGCCAAACTACTGTTACTAGATGTAACAGATTTTTCTCTTAAG ATTCAAAGCAAATATGGGGCTCCTAATAAAGTAACT TCTTTCAAGAGGTCCATATCTGAAACAAGGCTGGGTCGAATGTCGGAGTTTCTCGGACCTTTTTCATTCCTTCGATCAACTGCTGAAAATAAAG GCACAATACGCAGACAAAGCAGTGGAATCGATCTTCAAACATA TGGACTGGAAGGCTCTAATTCTTCACCGCTGCGGAGAAATTCATCTGCCTCTGCAAGCATGAACAGACTTGCTTCAACCGGTGCAACTGCAACTCCAG CTCCTCTTAGGCGCACAAGCAGCTGGTGCTTTGATGAGAAGCTTTTTATACAGACACTTTACAAG GTTCTAGTCAATGTATCAAAGATCAGTCCCATTGTCCTTTATCTGAGGGACATTGAGAAACTCCTCTACAAATCGCAGAGAGTATATAACTTGTTCCAGAAAATGCTGACGAAACTGTCTGGATCTATCCTGATCCTTGGCTCAAGAATCATTGACCCCGAAAATGAATGTGGATCATTAGATGAGAAAGTTTCTTCTTTATTCCCCTACAATATTGAAATAAGACCTCCAGAAGATGAAAATAATCATGTCAGCTGGAAGTCTCAGCTGGAGGAGGATATGAGGATGATTCAGTATCAAGATAACAGAAATCACATAGTCAAAGTGCTTGCCGCAAATGACATTGAGTGTGATGACCTGAGTTCAATCTGTGTGGCGGACACAAAAGTTCTAAGCAaatatatagaagaaattgTAGTATCAGCTATCTCATACCATCTGATGAATACAAAGCAACATGAGTACAGAGGTGGCAAACTCATCATATCAGCTACCAG TTTGTCGCGTGGATTAAGCATTTTCCAGGAAGGTAAAAATTGTGGAAAGGACTCAGTGAAGCTTGAAGCCCAAACAGAAAAGGCTAAG GATGGAGAAGCTCTGAGATCAAGCGCTGAAACAAAAGATGAAACCTGCAAACCTGAAAGCAAGGGTGATGATTTAGTTTCAAAAACTCTA GAAAGCCCTCCAGATAATGAATTTGAAAAGCGCATTCGGCAAGAAGTCATACCATCAAGTGAAATTGGAGTGACATTTGCAGACATAGGTGCCTTAGATGAGATTAAGGAATCTCTTCAGGAACTAGTAATGCTGCCTCTTCGTAGACCAGATCTTTTTGAGGGCGGCCTTTTGAAGCCTTGCCGAGGCATATTGCTTTTTGGACCTCCTGGTACTGGGAAGACGATGCTGGCCAAAGCTATCGCTAATGAAGCTGGAGCGAGTTTCATTAATGCTTCAATGTCTACTATTGCTTCTAAATGGTTCGGTGAAGATGAAAAGAACGTTAGAGCACTTTTCACTCTTGCAGCCAAGGTCTCTCCAACCATCATATTTGTAGATGAAGTAGACAGCATGCTTGGGCAGCGAAGCAAAGGCGGGGAGCATGAGGCCATGCGGAAAATAAAGAATGAGTTCATGACTCAGTGGGATGGATTACTGACAAAACCTGGAGAAAGAATTTTAGTGCTAGCAGCAACCAATAGACCTTTTGACCTTGATGAAGCAATCATTAGACGCTTTGAGAGAAG AATTATGGTTGGTTTACCATCTGTCGAGAACAGAGAGAAGATTTTAAGGACTCTAGTTGCCAAAGAGAAAGTTGATGAAGGATTAGACTTTGCAGAGCTCGCAAAAATGGCAGAGGGATATTGTGGAAGTGATTTAAAG AACCTTTGTGTTACTGCTGCTTATCGACCAGTTCGAGAATTTATACAGCAAGATAGGCTAAAAGATCAG GATAAGAAGCTTAGAACTGAGGAAGGGCAAGATTGTAGGGAAAATTCAGCCAAAGAACATGATATGGAAAGGAAATTTATTATCAGGCCATTGAACATGGAAGATTTTAAGGAGGCAAAAAAACAA ATTGCAGCTAGCTTTTCAGCTGAAGGGTCAGGCATGGCTGAATTGAAGCAATGGAACCAATTATTTGGGGAAGGTGGTTCGAGGAAGAAGGATCAATTATCTTACTTCTTGTAA
- the LOC142524354 gene encoding uncharacterized protein LOC142524354 isoform X1, which yields MESKHMLMSALGVGIGVGLGLGLASGSQNVSRLRRGDTGITPLMMEQEILGVIVNGRDSSVTFDQFPYYLSEQTRVLLSSAAYVHLKKGDLTKHTRNLSPASRTILLSGPAETYQQMLAKALAHYFEAKLLLLDVTDFSLKIQSKYGAPNKVTSFKRSISETRLGRMSEFLGPFSFLRSTAENKGTIRRQSSGIDLQTYGLEGSNSSPLRRNSSASASMNRLASTGATATPAPLRRTSSWCFDEKLFIQTLYKVLVNVSKISPIVLYLRDIEKLLYKSQRVYNLFQKMLTKLSGSILILGSRIIDPENECGSLDEKVSSLFPYNIEIRPPEDENNHVSWKSQLEEDMRMIQYQDNRNHIVKVLAANDIECDDLSSICVADTKVLSKYIEEIVVSAISYHLMNTKQHEYRGGKLIISATSLSRGLSIFQEGKNCGKDSVKLEAQTEKAKDGEALRSSAETKDETCKPESKGDDLVSKTLESPPDNEFEKRIRQEVIPSSEIGVTFADIGALDEIKESLQELVMLPLRRPDLFEGGLLKPCRGILLFGPPGTGKTMLAKAIANEAGASFINASMSTIASKWFGEDEKNVRALFTLAAKVSPTIIFVDEVDSMLGQRSKGGEHEAMRKIKNEFMTQWDGLLTKPGERILVLAATNRPFDLDEAIIRRFERRIMVGLPSVENREKILRTLVAKEKVDEGLDFAELAKMAEGYCGSDLKNLCVTAAYRPVREFIQQDRLKDQQDKKLRTEEGQDCRENSAKEHDMERKFIIRPLNMEDFKEAKKQIAASFSAEGSGMAELKQWNQLFGEGGSRKKDQLSYFL from the exons ATGGAATCGAAGCATATGTTGATGTCGGCTTTGGGAGTCGGGATAGGAGTTGGGTTGGGGCTTGGATTAGCGTCGGGATCGCAGAATGTCAGCAGATTGAGACGTGGTGATACCGGTATCACTCCACTAATGATGGAACAGGAAATTCTGGGTGTAATCGTTAACGGAAGGGATAGCAGCGTCACTTTTGATCAATTTCCCTACTATCTTAG TGAGCAGACAAGGGTCTTGTTATCCAGTGCCGCTTATGTTCATTTAAAGAAAGGTGATTTGACTAAGCACACACGGAATCTTTCTCCGGCAAGCAGAACAATTTTGCTTTCTGGTCCCGCTG AGACATACCAGCAAATGCTTGCCAAGGCCTTAGCTCATTATTTTGAAGCCAAACTACTGTTACTAGATGTAACAGATTTTTCTCTTAAG ATTCAAAGCAAATATGGGGCTCCTAATAAAGTAACT TCTTTCAAGAGGTCCATATCTGAAACAAGGCTGGGTCGAATGTCGGAGTTTCTCGGACCTTTTTCATTCCTTCGATCAACTGCTGAAAATAAAG GCACAATACGCAGACAAAGCAGTGGAATCGATCTTCAAACATA TGGACTGGAAGGCTCTAATTCTTCACCGCTGCGGAGAAATTCATCTGCCTCTGCAAGCATGAACAGACTTGCTTCAACCGGTGCAACTGCAACTCCAG CTCCTCTTAGGCGCACAAGCAGCTGGTGCTTTGATGAGAAGCTTTTTATACAGACACTTTACAAG GTTCTAGTCAATGTATCAAAGATCAGTCCCATTGTCCTTTATCTGAGGGACATTGAGAAACTCCTCTACAAATCGCAGAGAGTATATAACTTGTTCCAGAAAATGCTGACGAAACTGTCTGGATCTATCCTGATCCTTGGCTCAAGAATCATTGACCCCGAAAATGAATGTGGATCATTAGATGAGAAAGTTTCTTCTTTATTCCCCTACAATATTGAAATAAGACCTCCAGAAGATGAAAATAATCATGTCAGCTGGAAGTCTCAGCTGGAGGAGGATATGAGGATGATTCAGTATCAAGATAACAGAAATCACATAGTCAAAGTGCTTGCCGCAAATGACATTGAGTGTGATGACCTGAGTTCAATCTGTGTGGCGGACACAAAAGTTCTAAGCAaatatatagaagaaattgTAGTATCAGCTATCTCATACCATCTGATGAATACAAAGCAACATGAGTACAGAGGTGGCAAACTCATCATATCAGCTACCAG TTTGTCGCGTGGATTAAGCATTTTCCAGGAAGGTAAAAATTGTGGAAAGGACTCAGTGAAGCTTGAAGCCCAAACAGAAAAGGCTAAG GATGGAGAAGCTCTGAGATCAAGCGCTGAAACAAAAGATGAAACCTGCAAACCTGAAAGCAAGGGTGATGATTTAGTTTCAAAAACTCTA GAAAGCCCTCCAGATAATGAATTTGAAAAGCGCATTCGGCAAGAAGTCATACCATCAAGTGAAATTGGAGTGACATTTGCAGACATAGGTGCCTTAGATGAGATTAAGGAATCTCTTCAGGAACTAGTAATGCTGCCTCTTCGTAGACCAGATCTTTTTGAGGGCGGCCTTTTGAAGCCTTGCCGAGGCATATTGCTTTTTGGACCTCCTGGTACTGGGAAGACGATGCTGGCCAAAGCTATCGCTAATGAAGCTGGAGCGAGTTTCATTAATGCTTCAATGTCTACTATTGCTTCTAAATGGTTCGGTGAAGATGAAAAGAACGTTAGAGCACTTTTCACTCTTGCAGCCAAGGTCTCTCCAACCATCATATTTGTAGATGAAGTAGACAGCATGCTTGGGCAGCGAAGCAAAGGCGGGGAGCATGAGGCCATGCGGAAAATAAAGAATGAGTTCATGACTCAGTGGGATGGATTACTGACAAAACCTGGAGAAAGAATTTTAGTGCTAGCAGCAACCAATAGACCTTTTGACCTTGATGAAGCAATCATTAGACGCTTTGAGAGAAG AATTATGGTTGGTTTACCATCTGTCGAGAACAGAGAGAAGATTTTAAGGACTCTAGTTGCCAAAGAGAAAGTTGATGAAGGATTAGACTTTGCAGAGCTCGCAAAAATGGCAGAGGGATATTGTGGAAGTGATTTAAAG AACCTTTGTGTTACTGCTGCTTATCGACCAGTTCGAGAATTTATACAGCAAGATAGGCTAAAAGATCAG CAGGATAAGAAGCTTAGAACTGAGGAAGGGCAAGATTGTAGGGAAAATTCAGCCAAAGAACATGATATGGAAAGGAAATTTATTATCAGGCCATTGAACATGGAAGATTTTAAGGAGGCAAAAAAACAA ATTGCAGCTAGCTTTTCAGCTGAAGGGTCAGGCATGGCTGAATTGAAGCAATGGAACCAATTATTTGGGGAAGGTGGTTCGAGGAAGAAGGATCAATTATCTTACTTCTTGTAA